The DNA window GTCGAGCTCGCACCGTCGCGGGAATTGTACGCCAATCCGCTGCACCCGTATACAAAGGCGTTATTGTCCGCCATTCCGCGGCCGAAGCCGGGCGCTAGGCGGGAGCGTATCCGTCTTGAAGGCGACTTGCCGAACCCAGCCAATCCGCCGAAAGGCTGCCCGTTCCATACGCGCTGCCCGGTGGCGACCGAACGATGCAAACAAGAACGGCCGGAGTGGAAAGAAGCGGCTCCGGGTCATTTTGTTGCTTGCCATGAAGTGAAGTGAGGAGGGGTTGCCATGGACTACTTATACCATCCATACCCATCGCAGCGAATGACGGTGTTCGCCAAAAACGGCGTTGTTGCGACATCGCAGCCGCTCGCGGCGCAAGCGGGCTTGAGGTGCTGAAAAAAGGCGGCAACGCCATCGATGCGGCGGTCGCCGCCGCGGCTTGTCTGACGGTCGTTGAGCCGACATCGAACGGCATCGGCGGCGATGCGTTCGCCCTCGTCTGGACGAGCGGGAAATTGTACGGATTAAACGCGAGCGGCTATGCGCCGGCTTTGCTTTCGCTTGACGCGCTAAAAGAGCGCGGCTATACAGAAATGCCGAAATACGGCTTCGCCCCGGTGACGGTCCCGGGAGCGCCGGCGGCATGGGCGGCGCTGTCGAAGCGCTTCGGCCGCCTGCCGCTTGCGGACACGCTCGCACCGGCGATCGCTTATGCTGAAAACGGCTACCCGGTATCGCCCGTGCTCGGAAAGTACTGGGCGAACGCCTACCGGGTGTACAAAGAAGCGCTTCACGGGCCGGAATTTGCCGCCTGGTTTGCGACGTTTGCGCCGGGCGGCCGCGCGCCGAGGATCGGGGAAGTGTGGGCGTCTCCGGACCATGCGGCGACGCTTCGTTCGATTGCGGAGACAGAAGCGGAAAGCTTTTATCGCGGCGAGCTGGCGGAAAAAATCGCCGCCTTCTCGAAGCAATACGACGGTTTTTGACGCTCGAGGATCTCGCCGAGTATGAACCGGAATGGGTTGAACCGATTTCCGTTTCCTACCGCGGCTATGACGTATGGGAAATCCCGCCGAACGGCCAAGGACTTGTCGCCTTACTGGCGTTAAACATCATGAACGGGTTTGACGTGCCAAGCATTCCGGACGTTGAGACATGCCACCGGCAAATCGAGGCGATGAAGCTTGCCTTTGCTGACGGGAAAGCGTATATCGCCGACCGCCGCTATATGGACTACCGCGTCGATGAGCTGTTATCCGAATCGTTTGCGGCCATGCGCCGGGCGCAAATCGGCGCCGAAGCGCTCACCCCGGAGCCGGGAACGCCGCCAAAAGGCGGAACGGTCTATTTGGCTGCCGCTGACGGCGAAGGCAATATGGTGTCGTTCATCCAAAGCAACTATATGGGCTTCGGGTCCGGCCTCGTAGTGCCAGGCACGGGGATCGCCTTGCACAACCGCGGCCATAACTTCGCCTTTGATGACGGCCATCCGAACGCGCTCGCCCCAAGGAAAAAGCCGTACCATACGATCATTCCCGGCTTTTTGACGAAAGGCGGCACACCGATCGGCCCGTTTGGCGTCATGGGCGGGTTCATGCAGCCGCAAGGGCATATGCAAGTGATCATGAACACGATCGATTTCGCTTTGAATCCGCAAGCGGCGCTTGATGCGCCCCGTTGGCAGTGGATGGAAGGGAAAACGGTGCTCGTCGAGCCCCACTTCCCGCGCCATATCGCTGAAGCGCTCGCCCGCAAAGGGCATGACATCCGTGTGGCGTTAGACGGCGGCCCGTTCGGCCGCGGGCAAATCATTTGGCGCGATCCTCACACCGGCGTGCTCGCTGCTGGGACGGAGCCGCGCACGGATGGAGCGGTCGCCGCTTGGTGAAACTAGCGATAAAGGAATGACAACGATGAATCAATGGCATTTGTTTCTCGCCTTTTTCGCGTCGGCATGCTCGGGTACGGGGCGGTCCGTCCTCGATCCCGCTCGTGCGCGCCGAAGTGGTGACAAAATACCGCTGGATGACGGACGAAGAATTCGCCGAGATTTTGGCCATCGCCAACGCCTTGCCCGGCCCGATCGCGACGAAGCTCGCCGGCTATATCGGCTACCGCGTTGGCGGTGCGTTTGGGCTTTTGAACGCCGTCTTAGCGACGACTGCCCCGACGGTGGTGCTGATGATCGTGCTGTTGGCGGTGCTGTCATCGTTCAAGGACACGCCGTGGGTCGCCGGGATGACGAAAGCGGTCGTCCCTGTTGTCGCGGTCATGCTTGCCGAGATGACGTGGCAGTTCGCCAAACAGGCGCGCGCCGCCCTCGGCATCTGGCCCACAGCCTTGCTTCTTGCCGCTTGCTT is part of the Geobacillus sp. 46C-IIa genome and encodes:
- a CDS encoding oligopeptide/dipeptide ABC transporter ATP-binding protein translates to MYLGHAVELAPSRELYANPLHPYTKALLSAIPRPKPGARRERIRLEGDLPNPANPPKGCPFHTRCPVATERCKQERPEWKEAAPGHFVACHEVK